The sequence GTCAGACCCGGTTGAAAAATGTAAAACCCTGACCCTGTCGGCAATTCTGTTTGCACCCCTGTGATTGGGTCTATCGGCACTTCAAACGGACCAGTTCCACTGATGCTCTTGAAGCGGGTGAACCCGATGAAATATGGTTTGTCTGGTCCTCCTTGGTTAATCTGAAACCGGCCGGTTGCTTCAACGTCTCCTAGACCCCAGCCGTTGAAAGTCGAGAGGGTATCGGTCTGAGATGGAGTGGCGATGGGGCGCTGCGTAATCGAGTCCTCCCGATAGAGACCGGGCACTCGCACTTCGACTTCTAGCCGATTCGTCAATCCATAGCGCCCCACCAGCGCCGCGGTGTAAATGTCTCGGCTCACGCCTTGGATGTTAATGAGCCCGATCGTGATGGCTGGAACTATGGTAAACCCCGTCAGTGTCACTCGGTTGCTACTGAGATGGGCAAATTGCAAATATGGCTCCACTATCAGTGTGCCCTTCGGAGTCAGCACTCCGGCTCCAGGCAAATCGAATGTCCGAACCATCCATGAAGGGAGAACTTCTTGTTTCCTCTCCGGAGCGACGCCCACTGGGCTGACAGGTTGCTGACTTTCCGCAGGACGCTCTTCCGTCACGGGTTGATTCTGCACGCGGCGCCGAGGTCCCGCTGCCTGGGCGGTCTGTTCGTTTACGGCGAGATATCTAAAGGTGTCGGCCGACCACGGGCGGCTAGGCCCTTGAACGTTCCTGAAAGGGCTTGCACCTAGCTGCTCAGCATTCCTGACGGAGAGCTCGGGCTGGGCTGCTTTGATCTCGGAAGCGATCGAACTTGCACTGAGCATCAGGGAGAAGATGATCCAAAAGGCTTTATGAGTTCTTCGGGTAGTCTTCAACACTTCGATAGTTTTTTTCCGTTCAGCTCGAGACAACTGCAGCCTCCATCGTTCTTCCGGCATCTCCTGTAGATGTCCCTACTCCCACTGATCTATCCCAGTGCATATTGGATGCAGTTTGGAACGGTCCAATGTCAACAGAAAAATCGCCTTTCTCGTCTGAGCAGTGGATGAAAGAGAAGGAGACAGTGCATCACAAATCAACGCGAGAGTGGAGACAGCCTCTTTGACAGAGGTGG is a genomic window of Candidatus Nitrospira kreftii containing:
- a CDS encoding hypothetical protein (conserved protein of unknown function), with amino-acid sequence MPEERWRLQLSRAERKKTIEVLKTTRRTHKAFWIIFSLMLSASSIASEIKAAQPELSVRNAEQLGASPFRNVQGPSRPWSADTFRYLAVNEQTAQAAGPRRRVQNQPVTEERPAESQQPVSPVGVAPERKQEVLPSWMVRTFDLPGAGVLTPKGTLIVEPYLQFAHLSSNRVTLTGFTIVPAITIGLINIQGVSRDIYTAALVGRYGLTNRLEVEVRVPGLYREDSITQRPIATPSQTDTLSTFNGWGLGDVEATGRFQINQGGPDKPYFIGFTRFKSISGTGPFEVPIDPITGVQTELPTGSGFYIFQPGLTMLYPSDPVVLFSSVSFIYNIPRDVGGGVGRVDPGSGGNANLGIGVSLNEKLSLTLGYDHTIFSKPTSASNLLLTTAPQVTHIGVLLLGGSYRWSDRSFINFVVGVGATREAPDLQVTLRIPTAFPLGKWFSRLSSSDSSSNPSGLR